One Microbacterium marinum genomic window carries:
- a CDS encoding carboxypeptidase regulatory-like domain-containing protein, whose amino-acid sequence MRARRSVYLRGLAALAIWSVAVTGAVLAPQAAVAETPTPDVSAQTVTVGEDGSVVVDATTGAADIDNSAAPDATIEETVPGEGDGDPVASDEDPSAPSVDAPESPSTPPANEDDATPDEVVVVEEPRGDDAPQRAGPQVAGETGISGTVTDTSGAPIEGAEVLLYPGSENDGYYTSAYTEDDGSYRIDWLEPGSYTVLVIAPDGVNLQRTWFGGVTGQADAETIELADGAHRSGIDVTLTAGARISGTVKTDKGAAVAGADVRVYEWRESSDGPRWEWVDSVSSGASGAFDFVGLPGGTYAVEVTPLDEQNLIGEWWRDAATPDAAEPIVLGDGDSATDIHMKVALGARLSGKVTDTKNAPVANASVEVYRYIPEQEWWDWEKQVTTAADGTFTVRSLPAGTYTLRFRAPTGVNLVPQYWGGSQTQSDATPIEVGAGGTVTNLSVKLQSGSQITGRILTAGGAAISGSVDVYKVVTEDDWSYNNWVDIVSTDNTGAYKVVGLPAGDYKLQFSSDEDGYATEWWDDEALERNADIITLASGATRTGVTARLSAAASISGTVLDAEGNPLEWASVNVYLVTPEGREQIVSGSTREDGTYTVGRLPAGTYAVEVPKPWDSDALGEWWSDKPTFETADRITLAAGAARTKVDFTLSTGASISGRITDDEGAPVSLAQVTLYRWSVDVENDSSYWDSIEWGEADDDGRYAFRGLERGTYTVQFRAPEGGNLLSEYWNDVAQNDDATAIDVDRGDAITDIDAVLSTGGSITGRVTGTDDAPIADIEVWVSEYDGGESSRSVITADDGSWAVNGLTPGTYRVYFDAPASTSLIDEWWDDAREYSDATSIVVEAGAAVTGIDAALAVGGSISGTVRSASGVVAGVQVEVSAKTADGFLDYRGSTLTDGTGRYTFGGLEPGNYVVSFTTDSSDNLVPEWWNNVTRSADATAIAITGATARTGIDATLAKGATLSGIVTGPDGKPVRDVWINLETSDGKWTRLSAAQTGTDGKWAARGLPAGTYLVSFETAWESPLIGEWWNDTLDRAKAAPIKVAAGATISTVNAKLAKGASLSGTVTSASGPLKTARVMTYRKTADGWTYGKDTVTDAQGRYLIEGLLPGTYAVRFDGPDGQNLVREWWNDKPTRAAADTISLTGATAKTKVDAKLSTGATISGTVTAPAGTSLGWASVSALRKLSSGWEQVGYGYVEENGSYSIAGLGAGTYTLKFQGGVPSYTSEWWKDKITEATATTFTVTAGKAHTGFDATLATPIAASRPSLTGTLKVGSPLKITPGTWQKGAALTYRWWVNGELVPGATSATYTPAGTSAGKWIAGEVTGSLAGYGTVNWFTTERGPIANGTLTAPTPTISGTPVIGSTLTAKAGTWTKGTKLAYQWFAKGKAISGATKSTYKVTSGVADKTITVRVTGSLTGYTTASKTSKATAAVLKTATPKISGTAKVGSTLTAKPGTWTSKTTFAYQWYANGKAISKATKVTYKIPKSLAGKKITVKVTGKKSGYASAAKTSAATGSIKR is encoded by the coding sequence ATGCGTGCACGTCGATCTGTCTACTTGCGCGGTCTCGCCGCGCTCGCCATCTGGTCGGTCGCAGTGACCGGCGCCGTCCTGGCGCCGCAGGCCGCCGTGGCCGAAACGCCGACGCCGGACGTCTCCGCGCAGACGGTCACCGTCGGGGAGGACGGCAGCGTCGTCGTCGACGCGACGACAGGCGCCGCGGACATCGACAACAGCGCCGCGCCCGACGCGACCATCGAGGAGACCGTGCCCGGTGAGGGAGACGGCGACCCGGTGGCCTCCGACGAGGACCCCTCTGCTCCGTCGGTCGACGCGCCGGAGTCGCCGTCGACACCGCCCGCGAACGAAGACGACGCCACGCCGGACGAGGTCGTGGTGGTCGAGGAGCCGCGTGGCGACGACGCACCTCAGCGCGCCGGACCGCAGGTCGCGGGCGAGACAGGAATCTCCGGCACCGTCACCGACACCAGCGGCGCCCCCATCGAGGGCGCAGAAGTGTTGCTGTACCCCGGCAGCGAGAATGACGGGTACTACACCTCCGCCTACACCGAGGACGACGGCAGCTACCGCATCGATTGGCTGGAGCCGGGCTCGTACACGGTCCTCGTCATCGCTCCCGACGGCGTCAACCTTCAGCGCACCTGGTTCGGCGGCGTGACCGGGCAGGCGGATGCCGAGACAATCGAACTCGCCGACGGTGCGCACCGCAGTGGCATCGACGTGACCCTCACCGCCGGCGCCCGCATCTCCGGAACGGTGAAGACGGACAAGGGCGCGGCCGTGGCCGGCGCGGACGTCCGCGTCTACGAGTGGCGAGAGAGCTCTGACGGTCCCCGCTGGGAGTGGGTCGATTCCGTTTCGTCGGGCGCGAGCGGTGCATTCGACTTCGTTGGGCTGCCCGGCGGCACCTACGCCGTCGAAGTGACGCCCCTCGACGAACAGAACCTGATCGGCGAGTGGTGGCGCGATGCGGCGACCCCGGACGCTGCCGAACCGATCGTGCTGGGCGACGGTGACTCGGCGACGGACATCCACATGAAGGTCGCGCTGGGAGCGCGGCTCTCCGGCAAGGTGACCGACACCAAGAACGCTCCCGTCGCGAACGCGAGTGTCGAGGTCTACCGCTACATCCCTGAGCAAGAGTGGTGGGACTGGGAGAAGCAGGTCACTACGGCGGCGGACGGCACGTTCACCGTGCGGTCGCTGCCCGCCGGAACGTACACGCTTCGTTTCCGCGCACCCACGGGCGTCAACCTCGTTCCGCAGTACTGGGGTGGTTCGCAGACGCAGTCGGATGCGACGCCGATCGAGGTCGGCGCGGGCGGCACGGTCACCAACCTGTCAGTGAAGCTGCAGAGCGGCTCGCAGATCACGGGACGGATCCTCACCGCCGGTGGCGCTGCCATCAGCGGGTCTGTCGACGTCTACAAGGTGGTCACCGAAGACGACTGGTCATACAACAACTGGGTGGACATCGTCAGCACCGACAACACCGGTGCGTACAAGGTCGTCGGCCTCCCCGCCGGCGACTACAAACTGCAGTTTTCCTCCGATGAAGACGGGTACGCGACGGAGTGGTGGGATGACGAGGCTCTGGAACGCAACGCGGACATCATCACCCTCGCCAGTGGGGCGACCCGAACCGGCGTCACCGCGCGGCTGAGTGCGGCGGCCTCGATCTCGGGCACCGTTCTCGACGCCGAAGGGAACCCGCTCGAATGGGCGAGCGTCAACGTCTATCTCGTGACGCCGGAAGGACGCGAGCAGATCGTATCGGGCTCCACCCGCGAAGACGGCACCTACACCGTCGGGCGACTGCCCGCGGGGACGTACGCCGTCGAGGTCCCGAAGCCATGGGACTCCGACGCGCTGGGCGAATGGTGGTCAGACAAGCCCACGTTCGAGACCGCCGACCGAATTACCCTGGCCGCAGGGGCGGCTCGGACGAAGGTCGACTTCACGCTGTCGACCGGCGCCAGCATCTCCGGCCGCATCACTGACGACGAGGGCGCTCCCGTCTCGTTGGCCCAGGTCACCCTGTACCGGTGGTCCGTGGACGTCGAGAACGACAGTTCGTACTGGGACAGCATCGAGTGGGGTGAGGCCGACGATGACGGTCGTTACGCCTTCCGCGGGCTCGAGCGTGGGACCTACACCGTTCAGTTCCGCGCACCTGAGGGCGGCAACCTCCTGAGCGAATATTGGAACGACGTCGCGCAGAATGACGACGCCACGGCGATCGACGTCGATCGCGGCGATGCCATCACCGACATCGACGCGGTCCTCTCCACCGGCGGATCCATCACCGGCCGGGTGACCGGCACCGACGATGCGCCGATCGCCGACATCGAGGTGTGGGTCAGCGAATACGACGGAGGCGAATCCAGCCGCTCCGTCATCACCGCGGATGACGGGAGCTGGGCGGTCAACGGCCTCACGCCCGGCACCTACCGCGTGTACTTCGACGCGCCGGCATCCACCTCCCTCATCGACGAGTGGTGGGATGACGCCCGCGAATACAGCGACGCAACGTCGATCGTCGTCGAGGCCGGGGCCGCGGTCACCGGCATCGACGCTGCGCTCGCCGTCGGTGGATCGATCAGCGGGACCGTCCGCTCAGCTTCGGGCGTCGTCGCGGGCGTTCAGGTCGAGGTGAGCGCCAAGACCGCCGACGGGTTCCTCGACTACCGCGGCAGCACCCTGACTGACGGCACCGGTCGATACACCTTCGGCGGTCTCGAGCCCGGCAACTACGTCGTCTCCTTCACCACCGACTCCTCCGACAACCTCGTTCCCGAGTGGTGGAACAACGTGACCCGGAGCGCCGACGCCACCGCGATCGCCATCACCGGAGCCACTGCGCGCACCGGCATCGACGCGACCCTCGCTAAGGGCGCGACGCTTTCCGGAATCGTAACCGGTCCCGACGGCAAACCCGTTCGAGACGTGTGGATCAACCTCGAGACGTCCGACGGCAAGTGGACGCGCTTGAGCGCAGCTCAGACCGGCACCGACGGAAAGTGGGCGGCGCGCGGCCTGCCTGCAGGGACGTACCTGGTGTCGTTCGAGACGGCCTGGGAGAGCCCGCTGATCGGCGAGTGGTGGAACGACACGCTCGATCGTGCGAAAGCCGCCCCGATCAAGGTCGCCGCCGGCGCGACCATCTCGACGGTGAACGCCAAACTCGCGAAGGGCGCCTCCCTCTCGGGCACGGTGACCTCCGCGTCCGGACCGTTGAAGACGGCACGCGTGATGACGTACCGGAAGACCGCCGACGGATGGACGTACGGGAAGGACACGGTCACCGATGCACAGGGTCGCTACCTGATCGAGGGTCTGCTGCCTGGGACGTACGCGGTCCGCTTCGACGGGCCGGACGGTCAGAACCTGGTGCGGGAGTGGTGGAACGACAAGCCCACTCGCGCCGCCGCCGACACGATCAGCCTGACTGGTGCGACCGCCAAGACGAAGGTCGACGCGAAGCTCTCCACGGGCGCGACCATCTCCGGCACGGTGACCGCGCCTGCGGGTACGAGCCTCGGCTGGGCGTCCGTTTCCGCGCTGCGGAAACTGAGCAGCGGATGGGAGCAGGTCGGCTACGGGTACGTGGAGGAAAACGGCTCGTATTCCATCGCCGGGCTCGGTGCCGGCACGTACACGCTCAAATTCCAGGGCGGCGTGCCGTCGTATACCTCCGAGTGGTGGAAGGACAAGATCACCGAGGCGACGGCTACGACCTTCACGGTCACGGCGGGGAAGGCGCACACCGGCTTCGACGCCACCCTCGCCACGCCGATCGCCGCGTCTCGTCCCTCGCTCACCGGCACTCTGAAAGTCGGTTCGCCTCTCAAGATCACCCCCGGGACGTGGCAGAAGGGTGCGGCGCTCACCTATCGCTGGTGGGTGAACGGCGAGCTCGTCCCGGGCGCCACCTCAGCCACCTACACTCCCGCCGGAACCTCCGCCGGCAAGTGGATCGCCGGCGAGGTCACCGGCTCGCTTGCAGGCTACGGGACCGTCAACTGGTTCACGACTGAGCGCGGACCCATAGCCAACGGCACGCTGACCGCCCCGACCCCGACGATCAGCGGAACGCCGGTCATCGGCTCCACGCTCACCGCGAAGGCGGGGACGTGGACGAAGGGAACGAAGCTCGCGTACCAGTGGTTCGCGAAGGGCAAGGCGATCTCGGGTGCGACGAAGTCGACCTACAAGGTCACCTCGGGTGTGGCCGACAAGACCATCACGGTCCGCGTCACCGGATCGCTCACCGGATACACCACGGCGTCGAAGACGTCGAAGGCGACCGCCGCCGTGTTGAAGACGGCGACGCCGAAGATCAGCGGCACGGCCAAGGTCGGATCAACGCTCACCGCGAAGCCCGGCACCTGGACGAGCAAGACGACCTTCGCGTACCAGTGGTATGCGAACGGCAAGGCGATCTCGAAGGCGACGAAGGTCACCTACAAGATCCCGAAGTCGCTGGCCGGCAAGAAGATCACGGTCAAGGTCACCGGAAAGAAGTCCGGCTACGCCTCGGCGGCGAAGACTTCGGCGGCAACAGGTTCCATCAAGCGCTGA
- a CDS encoding HNH endonuclease signature motif containing protein has translation MGILTELRGRVEGLSSFAELDVARSELPASALGLTDAAVIELIDSVGSLARDVGTLQAVLAGVAARRSGRERGVEGLSTAVGHRTPVELIRATTGVGRGEAARAVRVGEALLEAAEGLAGSSGANADADGRAAEASGAEVAWHAPVDAALLAGRITPAQSHAIIAGLGEPAEELLTAWCEAGRRLVDEAAGWSVEQLGEQARTLRDMLDPAGAEERFARRFERRSFRMWADGDGQQRGTIVFDDEMAPWVRGVFDAALRPRRGGPRFMTDAERADAAALIDDQRTNEQLSYDLLMDLVRAGALTDAKQVFGAREPGVRVVVTAGGTRDALGRLVSSGVVEDGGTAVPGSVVDRATCIGGRVEVTVDGCGNPLSVGREERLFTRAQRVALAVRDGGCMWPGCERPPSYCEAHHSVPWSEGGATDSDVGVLLCRFHHLLLHNGGWSIRGSGPTGFALHGPPGSGREPVPLRSKSPLRWRWDPPPDRVGWRSVA, from the coding sequence ATGGGAATTTTGACCGAGCTCCGCGGCCGGGTGGAGGGGCTTTCGAGCTTCGCCGAGCTCGACGTCGCCCGGTCTGAACTCCCGGCATCCGCTCTCGGTCTGACGGATGCCGCGGTGATCGAGCTCATCGACTCGGTCGGCAGCCTCGCGCGCGATGTCGGCACGCTGCAGGCCGTGCTCGCCGGTGTCGCCGCCCGGAGGTCGGGGCGTGAGCGCGGCGTGGAGGGACTATCCACCGCGGTGGGGCATCGGACTCCCGTCGAACTGATCCGCGCGACGACAGGCGTGGGGCGCGGTGAGGCGGCCCGTGCCGTGCGAGTGGGCGAGGCGCTTCTCGAGGCGGCGGAGGGGCTGGCGGGTTCGAGTGGCGCGAATGCGGACGCTGATGGCCGCGCGGCGGAGGCGAGCGGCGCGGAAGTCGCGTGGCATGCACCGGTCGATGCGGCGCTGCTCGCCGGGCGGATCACGCCGGCGCAGTCCCACGCGATCATCGCCGGGCTGGGCGAGCCGGCCGAAGAACTCCTGACCGCATGGTGCGAAGCCGGACGAAGACTCGTCGACGAAGCCGCCGGATGGTCGGTCGAGCAACTCGGGGAGCAGGCGCGAACACTGCGCGACATGCTTGACCCCGCGGGTGCCGAAGAGCGGTTCGCGCGCAGATTCGAACGGCGGTCGTTCCGTATGTGGGCCGACGGTGACGGGCAGCAGCGCGGAACGATCGTGTTCGACGACGAGATGGCGCCCTGGGTGCGTGGGGTCTTCGACGCCGCGCTGCGGCCCCGGCGGGGTGGCCCGCGCTTCATGACCGACGCCGAACGAGCGGATGCCGCGGCCCTGATCGACGACCAGAGGACCAACGAACAGCTGTCTTACGACCTGCTCATGGACCTTGTCCGCGCCGGTGCGCTCACCGACGCGAAGCAGGTCTTCGGCGCACGCGAGCCGGGGGTGCGGGTCGTGGTGACCGCCGGTGGAACGCGGGACGCCCTCGGGAGACTCGTATCGTCCGGTGTCGTGGAAGACGGCGGCACAGCGGTGCCTGGATCGGTCGTCGACCGTGCGACGTGTATCGGCGGACGCGTGGAGGTGACGGTCGACGGGTGCGGGAACCCCCTGTCCGTCGGACGAGAAGAGCGATTGTTCACACGGGCGCAGCGGGTAGCGCTCGCCGTGCGAGATGGCGGCTGCATGTGGCCGGGGTGCGAGCGTCCACCGTCGTACTGCGAAGCGCACCACTCCGTCCCGTGGTCGGAGGGTGGCGCGACCGACAGCGACGTCGGGGTGCTGCTGTGCCGTTTCCATCATCTTCTGCTCCACAACGGCGGATGGTCGATTCGGGGGAGCGGCCCGACCGGGTTCGCCCTGCACGGGCCGCCGGGAAGCGGGCGCGAGCCGGTCCCGCTGCGATCGAAGTCACCGCTTCGGTGGCGCTGGGACCCACCACCCGATCGCGTCGGCTGGCGCTCCGTCGCCTAG
- a CDS encoding CsbD family protein, translated as MGLDDKIKNAAQDLTGKAKEGTGKATDNERLEAEGQGDQTEANLRKAGENVKDAFK; from the coding sequence ATGGGACTCGACGACAAGATCAAGAACGCCGCACAGGACCTCACCGGCAAGGCCAAGGAGGGCACCGGCAAGGCGACCGACAACGAGCGCCTCGAAGCGGAAGGCCAGGGCGACCAGACGGAAGCCAACCTCCGCAAGGCCGGCGAGAACGTGAAGGACGCGTTCAAGTAA
- a CDS encoding alpha/beta hydrolase fold domain-containing protein: protein MSALTVLAAVRSGVAGLPAFANIALAGTSSGGNIAVLAAQVDAAVRSTEPGLAALALVVPSLLLSEIPDAVRADAQSWQQRQAQLAGYLGTTIAPASPWASLAVAPVVAGVPPVFVAVAAHDEVAFGADRFCRAVRAGGGLAEHRTYAMTHVTATPHVEAAMIEDLAQFLAERLA, encoded by the coding sequence GTGTCAGCGCTGACCGTCCTCGCGGCAGTGCGGTCCGGGGTCGCCGGCTTGCCGGCGTTCGCGAACATCGCGCTGGCCGGCACCTCGTCAGGGGGGAACATCGCTGTCCTCGCGGCACAGGTGGACGCGGCAGTTCGTTCCACCGAGCCCGGACTCGCAGCACTCGCCCTCGTGGTGCCGTCGCTCCTGCTCTCCGAGATCCCCGATGCCGTGCGAGCCGATGCGCAGTCCTGGCAGCAGCGTCAGGCGCAGCTCGCCGGATATCTCGGGACGACGATCGCGCCGGCGAGCCCTTGGGCGTCTCTCGCGGTGGCACCCGTCGTCGCGGGAGTACCCCCGGTCTTCGTCGCGGTTGCGGCGCACGACGAGGTCGCCTTCGGCGCGGACCGGTTCTGCCGCGCCGTCCGTGCCGGGGGAGGGCTCGCGGAGCACCGCACCTACGCGATGACGCACGTGACCGCGACACCGCACGTCGAGGCGGCGATGATCGAAGACCTCGCCCAATTCCTGGCGGAACGGCTGGCGTAG
- a CDS encoding VanZ family protein, with protein MPSPTEIAPRPPDPRARADRMPQLLLLAYLVALALTAFWPTPVDAGLAPLLETVTRHFPVVTHARVEFAANIALFLPIGVLLPLMMPRTLVLPVALVATVAIESTQALLLDARVPSVLDIIANTTGACLGLLILEAFRARRRRT; from the coding sequence ATGCCGTCCCCCACCGAGATCGCACCACGACCGCCCGACCCGAGGGCACGCGCGGACCGGATGCCGCAGCTCCTGCTGCTCGCGTATCTCGTCGCCCTCGCGCTGACGGCGTTCTGGCCGACACCGGTCGATGCAGGGCTCGCCCCGTTGCTCGAGACGGTCACCCGTCACTTCCCGGTCGTGACACATGCGCGGGTGGAGTTCGCTGCGAACATCGCGCTCTTCTTGCCGATCGGCGTTCTGCTGCCGCTGATGATGCCCCGCACGCTGGTGCTGCCGGTGGCGCTGGTGGCGACCGTCGCGATCGAGTCGACGCAGGCACTGCTGCTCGATGCCCGCGTGCCGAGCGTGCTCGACATCATCGCGAACACGACCGGCGCCTGTCTCGGCCTGCTGATCCTCGAGGCGTTCCGCGCACGACGCCGTCGCACCTGA
- a CDS encoding glutamate--cysteine ligase yields the protein MGEEIDAQEFTGADRTRHREKIRRNLDVFERMLGEARFDTDDPMTGLELELNLIDEVGDPAMRNEEVLRAIADPTFVTELGRFNVEINVPPAKLREGGLTTFENDLRQRLNDAETRAETQGAHLVMIGILPTLAEQHLSRSTLSADSRYELLNEQVLDARGEDIAISIAGPERLETTTDSIVPEAACTSTQFHVQTSPAQFAAYWNASQAIAGAQLAAAANSPYLLGRELWRESRIPLFEQATDTRSEELKVQGVRPRVWFGERWITSVFDLFEENVRYFPALLPIVDDEDPLEVLESGGIPSLAELKLHNGTVYRWNRPVYDIADGMPHLRVENRILAAGPTVADTVANAAFYFGLVRALAEDERPVWSRMPFATARENFQAAARQGIDARLGWPGVGQVSATELIREHLLPLASEGLDAWGVDAAERDRYLGIIDGRCAARTNGAEWFARKMHARDGMERFDALRATLLEYREAMHTNEPVHTWQ from the coding sequence ATGGGAGAAGAGATCGACGCGCAGGAGTTCACCGGCGCCGACCGCACGCGGCATCGCGAGAAGATCCGGCGCAACCTCGACGTCTTCGAGCGGATGCTGGGCGAGGCGAGGTTCGACACCGACGACCCGATGACGGGTCTCGAGCTCGAGCTGAACCTCATCGACGAGGTCGGCGACCCGGCCATGCGCAACGAAGAGGTGCTGCGGGCGATCGCCGATCCGACGTTCGTGACTGAGCTCGGCCGCTTCAACGTGGAGATCAACGTCCCGCCGGCGAAGCTTCGCGAGGGCGGCCTCACGACGTTCGAGAACGACCTGCGACAGCGCCTGAATGACGCTGAGACCCGGGCCGAGACCCAGGGCGCCCACCTGGTGATGATCGGCATCCTGCCCACGCTCGCCGAGCAGCACCTGAGCCGCAGCACGCTGAGTGCGGACTCGCGCTACGAGCTGCTCAACGAGCAAGTGCTCGACGCCCGGGGCGAAGACATCGCGATCTCGATCGCGGGGCCGGAGCGGCTCGAGACGACGACGGATTCGATCGTGCCCGAGGCGGCGTGCACGAGCACGCAGTTCCATGTGCAGACCTCGCCGGCGCAGTTCGCGGCGTATTGGAACGCGTCGCAGGCGATCGCGGGTGCGCAGCTCGCGGCAGCGGCGAACTCGCCGTATCTTCTGGGCCGGGAGCTGTGGCGGGAGTCACGCATCCCGCTCTTCGAGCAGGCGACCGACACCCGCAGCGAGGAGCTGAAGGTGCAGGGCGTACGTCCGCGCGTATGGTTCGGCGAGCGGTGGATCACGTCGGTGTTCGACCTGTTCGAGGAGAACGTGCGCTACTTCCCCGCGCTGCTGCCGATCGTCGACGACGAGGACCCGCTCGAGGTGCTCGAATCCGGTGGCATCCCGTCGCTGGCGGAGTTGAAGCTGCACAATGGCACCGTGTACCGGTGGAATCGTCCGGTGTACGACATCGCCGACGGGATGCCGCACCTCCGTGTGGAGAACCGCATCCTCGCGGCCGGCCCGACGGTGGCCGACACGGTCGCGAACGCCGCGTTCTACTTCGGTCTGGTGCGGGCGCTGGCGGAGGACGAGCGACCGGTGTGGTCGCGGATGCCGTTCGCGACAGCGCGCGAGAACTTCCAGGCCGCGGCGCGTCAGGGCATCGATGCGCGGCTGGGCTGGCCGGGTGTGGGGCAGGTTTCTGCGACCGAGCTGATCCGGGAGCACCTGCTCCCCCTCGCCTCAGAGGGTCTGGATGCGTGGGGAGTGGATGCCGCGGAGCGCGATCGCTACCTGGGGATCATCGACGGGCGCTGCGCGGCCCGCACGAACGGCGCGGAGTGGTTCGCTCGCAAGATGCACGCACGCGACGGGATGGAGCGGTTCGACGCGCTGCGCGCGACGCTGCTCGAGTACCGCGAGGCGATGCACACGAACGAGCCGGTGCACACCTGGCAGTAG